One genomic window of Daphnia pulex isolate KAP4 chromosome 10, ASM2113471v1 includes the following:
- the LOC124203957 gene encoding protein BTG2-like isoform X1, which translates to MHPDDLVIMRRATEVAANFLSNFISSRVEDEVKRRDFVVCLEQLLASRLEHHWYPEHPSRGQAYRCIRLNPSSGREALIETAVIVAGLTYADIQLPLELTVWIDPDSVAYRFGENDGSHCTLLSFDDQFEPLNNNKTTTTTTPQTPIKGDGRECRACQIVFQQHSCCAPCPALSHSPTYIEQYRCQG; encoded by the coding sequence atgcaTCCAGATGACTTGGTAATTATGCGACGGGCGACCGAAGTGGCTGCCAATTTCTTATCCAATTTCATTTCGTCGCGAGTGGAAGATGAGGTGAAACGCCGGGATTTCGTCGTCTGCTTGGAGCAACTGCTGGCCAGTCGTTTGGAACATCATTGGTATCCGGAGCATCCGAGCCGAGGGCAAGCTTACCGCTGCATCCGACTCAATCCATCCAGCGGTCGAGAAGCTCTGATTGAGACGGCCGTCATTGTGGCCGGTCTAACTTACGCCGACATTCAACTGCCCTTGGAACTGACCGTCTGGATCGATCCCGACAGCGTGGCCTACCGATTCGGCGAGAATGACGGATCGCATTGTACTCTGCTATCCTTCGACGATCAATTCGAGcctttgaataataataagacgacgacgacgacgactcctCAAACACCAATAAAAGGAGACGGACGAGAGTGCCGGGCATGTCAGATTGTTTTCCAGCAGCACAGTTGTTGTGCTCCATGTCCGGCATTGTCTCATAGTCCAACTTATATCGAGCAATATAGATGCCAGGGCTGA